One genomic window of Pieris rapae chromosome 15, ilPieRapa1.1, whole genome shotgun sequence includes the following:
- the LOC110992793 gene encoding mitochondrial uncoupling protein 4 — protein MPVLRNADHPASNKTDSIAARYFVAVLGSWAAEAATYPFDLTKTRLQIQSEVAATKHGYKLENHGMIKTAVGIAKQEGVLKLWTGLMPMFQRHAIYSGSRLIFYEYFRSYFKDEKGKVSLGAASVGGLAAGSLAQLIASPTDLVKVQMQAEGRRLLQGKAARFSNCRQVYVMLYAQGGLKGFWRGAVPNVQRAALVNMGDLAAYDFTKQYLIREFGLADSPLVHGAAAFTAGFVAAVMGTPADVMKTRLMNQPVGPDGRGTLYRGMIDCLQQSVRNEGILSLYKGFLPLWMRLGPWALINWIAFENIMLAIGGHTF, from the exons ATGCCGGTCCTTCGTAATGCTGATCACCCTGCCTCAAACAAAACGGATTCCATTGCTGCTCGCTACTTTGTTGCGGTTCTGGGATCATGGGCAGCTGAAGCAG caACTTATCCATTCGATTTAACTAAAACAAGACTTCAAATACAATCTGAAGTGGCTGCAACAAAACACGGTTATAAG TTAGAAAATCATGGCATGATAAAAACAGCAGTTGGGATAGCAAAGCAAGAGGGAGTTCTGAAGTTATGGACCGGTCTGATGCCGATGTTTCAGCGACACGCAATATACTCTGGGAGTAGACTGATCTTCTATGAATACTTCAGAAGCTATTTTAAGGATGAAAAGGGAAAAGTATCGCTTGGGGCAGCGTCTGTGG GCGGGCTGGCGGCTGGGTCCCTGGCGCAACTCATCGCATCTCCAACCGATCTGGTGAAAGTTCAGATGCAGGCGGAAGGTAGGAGACTGCTGCAAGGGAAGGCGGCACGGTTCTCCAACTGTCGCCAAGTTTACGTGATGCTATATGCTCAAGGGGGTCTTAAGGGGTTTTGGAGAG GTGCCGTACCAAACGTCCAGAGAGCTGCTTTAGTGAACATGGGTGATTTGGCTGCGTATGACTTTACAAAACAGTACCTCATTCGGGAGTTCGGACTTGCTGACTCCCCATTGGTGCATGGCGCAGCTGCATTCACCGCTGGTTTTGTTGCTGCAGTCATGGGTACACCGGCTGATGTGATGAAGACCCGACTTATGAACCAGCCCGTGGGTCCAGATGGAAG GGGGACCCTTTACCGTGGCATGATCGATTGTCTGCAGCAGTCGGTCCGGAACGAGGGCATATTGTCGCTATACAAAGGGTTCTTGCCTCTATGGATGCGGCTAGGGCCTTGGGCGCTTATCAACTGGATCGCTTTTGAAAACATCATGCTTGCTATTGGGGGACatactttttaa